Proteins from a single region of Chryseomicrobium sp. FSL W7-1435:
- the aac(6') gene encoding aminoglycoside 6'-N-acetyltransferase, producing MKICELTESKALDILPLLEALWPGQTEEQWKSEIEDSFKNDDATFFIAYSEDDKAIGFSQVQLRRDYVEGTETSPVGYLEGLYVKESERNKGIARDLVQVAENWARDRECKEFASDVELANTNSQLMHERLGFQEVNRVVCYVKPLGGN from the coding sequence ATGAAGATTTGTGAACTGACGGAGTCCAAGGCTTTGGATATCCTTCCTTTGTTAGAAGCGCTATGGCCAGGACAGACCGAAGAACAATGGAAATCAGAAATTGAGGATTCATTCAAAAATGATGATGCAACATTTTTTATCGCTTATTCAGAAGACGACAAAGCAATCGGTTTCTCTCAAGTTCAATTGCGTAGGGATTATGTAGAGGGAACGGAAACTTCCCCTGTCGGTTATTTAGAGGGTTTATATGTAAAGGAATCTGAACGCAACAAAGGCATTGCACGTGACCTCGTACAAGTTGCAGAAAATTGGGCGAGAGACCGAGAATGCAAGGAGTTTGCGAGCGATGTGGAACTAGCAAACACGAATAGCCAGCTCATGCATGAACGGCTGGGCTTCCAAGAAGTGAATCGCGTTGTGTGTTACGTAAAACCATTAGGAGGAAACTAA